In a single window of the Olivibacter sp. SDN3 genome:
- a CDS encoding metallophosphoesterase, translating to MRLILLNVFILLLIDFYIYYALQKSSIKWVKSKLFKSLWWTYNIALFFGVIASILLNIPLMLRSVILVAFFLTFTSKAVYVLVLLIDEIRRGSVWVRRRVISVIKKPGKEVRQQELDANTISRSQFITRAGIVVASVPFATLSWGIAVGGYDYQVRRQKLYLPNLPKAFHGIKIGQLSDIHSGSFYNKKAVLGGIDMLLAEKPEVVFFTGDLVNNKAEEMRNYQDLFSKVSAPLGVFSTLGNHDYGDYFYGKEDSPKKRKNLQQIKEIHGLMGWELLLNEHRKLQVDNEQIGVLGVENWGTGRFPKYGRIDLAKEGTEDLPVKLLLSHDPSHWRAQILENNRDIDVMFAGHTHGMQFGVRGEHYQWSPAEYVYKEWAGLYQENQQKLYVNVGYGFLGYPGRVGILPEITIFELIAGNDPVEHT from the coding sequence ATACTCCTTTTAATAGATTTTTATATTTATTATGCGCTACAGAAAAGCAGCATAAAATGGGTTAAGAGCAAGCTGTTCAAATCGTTGTGGTGGACCTACAATATAGCCTTGTTTTTTGGCGTTATTGCTAGCATTCTTTTGAATATACCGTTAATGTTACGATCGGTTATATTGGTTGCATTTTTTCTTACTTTCACCAGTAAGGCTGTCTATGTCCTTGTATTGCTGATAGATGAAATTAGGAGGGGGAGTGTTTGGGTCCGTAGAAGAGTTATAAGCGTAATAAAGAAACCGGGCAAGGAGGTTCGTCAGCAGGAGCTTGACGCTAATACTATTAGCAGATCGCAATTTATAACGCGTGCCGGAATTGTTGTAGCATCGGTACCCTTTGCAACGCTAAGTTGGGGAATTGCGGTAGGTGGTTACGATTATCAAGTGAGAAGGCAAAAGCTGTATCTACCTAACTTACCGAAAGCCTTTCATGGTATAAAAATCGGGCAATTATCAGATATTCACTCTGGCAGCTTTTATAATAAAAAGGCGGTATTGGGGGGAATAGACATGCTTTTGGCAGAAAAACCTGAAGTTGTTTTTTTTACGGGTGATCTCGTGAATAATAAAGCCGAGGAAATGCGAAACTATCAGGATCTTTTTTCGAAAGTTAGCGCTCCGTTGGGGGTTTTTTCCACATTGGGTAATCACGATTATGGAGACTATTTTTATGGGAAAGAAGATAGTCCAAAAAAGCGTAAAAATCTGCAGCAGATAAAAGAAATACATGGATTAATGGGCTGGGAATTGCTGTTGAACGAGCATCGAAAACTTCAGGTTGATAATGAGCAAATAGGTGTTTTAGGTGTAGAGAACTGGGGAACGGGCAGATTTCCAAAGTATGGTCGAATAGATCTGGCGAAAGAAGGGACAGAAGATCTGCCTGTTAAGCTTTTGTTGTCGCATGATCCATCACATTGGAGAGCTCAGATACTGGAGAACAATAGGGATATTGACGTAATGTTTGCAGGACATACACATGGCATGCAATTTGGTGTGCGGGGAGAGCATTATCAATGGAGCCCAGCGGAATACGTTTATAAAGAATGGGCGGGCCTGTATCAAGAGAACCAGCAAAAGTTATATGTGAAT